From the genome of Vicia villosa cultivar HV-30 ecotype Madison, WI linkage group LG2, Vvil1.0, whole genome shotgun sequence, one region includes:
- the LOC131650716 gene encoding protein MAIN-LIKE 2-like, which yields MSGLLALGDNHIGTRENVAAYDDSKRFRLHNHLFDREPSESIKPYLERAGFGGVAKINFRSVDSKLVFAMLERWRPDTHTFHLSTGECTITLEDINMLFGLRIDGRAVVGETERPDYACVDALGIEPFSDRVKGAVKLRWIHDELIELEQHSQKTEEENILHAKLYNLSMIAVLFPDKSHNVLHSSWFKFVKDFDECGKYSWGSACLSYLYREMCKACRVGCMSVGGCSLILAVWTYYRIPRLAPRSEIAPSYPYATRFAQRGMEYFSSPNAYLDGYRFILDHMVQGDFLWRPYEKYPRCTQREARAWSATTYIICFHIMEMHHANRVRLQFVFT from the exons ATGTCTGGTTTGCTTGCTTTGGGAGATAATCATATAGGAACAAGGGAGAACGTGGCTGCATAC GATGATTCTAAAAGGTTTAGACTACATAATCATCTATTTGATAGGGAGCCAAGTGAGTCTATCAAGCCTTACTTGGAACGAGCCGGTTTTGGAGGTGTCGCCAAAATCAACTTTAGAAGTGTTGATTCTAAACTTGTATTTGCGATGCTTGAGAGGTGGAGGCCCGATACACACACGTTTCATTTGTCAACCGGTGAATGTACAATCACACTAGAGGATATAAATATGTTGTTTGGCCTCCGCATAGATGGGAGGGCTGTAGTAGGTGAAACCGAAAGACCTGATTATGCATGTGTCGATGCTTTAGGCATAGAACCTTTTAGTGATAGGGTGAAGGGTGCGGTAAAATTGAGATGGATCCACGACGAGTTGATTGAGTTAGAACAACATTCTCAAAAAACCGAGGAGGAAAATATACTGCATGCAAAATTATATAACTTAAGTATGATTGCAGTTTTATTTCCTGACAAATCTCATAATGTGTTGCATTCTTCTTGGTTCAAATTTGTCAAAGATTTTGATGAATGCGGcaaatatagttgggggtctgcGTGTTTGTCTTACCTTTACAGGGAGATGTGCAAAGCATGTCGTGTAGGATGCATGAGTGTTGGAGGCTGCTCACTCATTCTCGCTGTGTGGACCTACTATCGTATTCCACGACTTGCTCCAAGGAGTGAAATTGCTCCATCCTATCCATACGCCACTAG ATTTGCACAACGAGGTATGGAGTATTTCTCATCTCCAAATGCTTATCTTGATGGATATCGTTTCATTTTGGATCACATGGTCCAAGGAGAT TTTTTGTGGAGGCCTTACGAAAAATATCCACGTTGCACTCAACGAGAAGCTCGGGCGTGGAGTGCAACTACATATATTATTTGTTTTCATATTATGGAAATGCATCACGCCAACAGGGTTAGGCTTCAATTTGTGTTTACTTAA
- the LOC131650717 gene encoding protein MAINTENANCE OF MERISTEMS-like — protein MSGLLALGDNHRGRRENVVAYVRFVTSISYTEPSESIKPYLERAGFGRVAKINFRSVDSKLVIAMLERWRPETHTFHLPTGECTITLEDINMLLDLRIDGRAVVGETEGPDYACVDALGIEPFSDRVKSAVKLRWIHDELIELEQHSQQTEEENILHAKLYILSMIAVLFPDKSHNVLHSSWYKFVKDFDECGKYSWGFACLSYLYREMCKACRVGCMSVGGCSLILAVWTYYRIPRLAPRSEIAPSYP, from the exons ATGTCTGGTTTGCTTGCTTTGGGAGATAATCATAGAGGAAGAAGGGAGAACGTGGTTGCATACGTACGTTTTGTTACTAGTATTTCTTATAC GGAGCCAAGTGAGTCTATCAAGCCTTACTTGGAACGAGCCGGTTTTGGACGTGTCGCCAAAATCAACTTTAGAAGTGTTGATTCTAAACTTGTAATTGCGATGCTTGAGAGGTGGAGGCCCGAGACACACACGTTTCATTTaccaaccggtgaatgtacaATCACACTAGAGGATATAAATATGTTGTTAGACCTCCGCATAGATGGGAGGGCTGTAGTAGGTGAAACCGAAGGACCTGATTATGCATGTGTCGATGCTTTAGGCATAGAACCTTTTAGTGATAGGGTGAAGAGTGCGGTAAAATTGAGATGGATCCACGACGAGTTGATTGAGTTAGAACAACATTCTCAACAAACCGAGGAGGAAAATATACTGCATGCAAAATTATATATCTTAAGTATGATTGCAGTTTTATTTCCTGACAAATCTCATAATGTGTTGCATTCTTCTTGGTACAAATTTGTCAAAGATTTTGATGAATGCGGCAAATATAGTTGGGGGTTTGCGTGTTTGTCTTACCTTTACAGGGAGATGTGCAAAGCATGTCGTGTAGGATGCATGAGTGTTGGAGGCTGCTCACTCATTCTCGCTGTGTGGACCTACTATCGTATTCCACGACTTGCTCCAAGGAGTGAAATTGCTCCATCATATCCATAG